The genome window CTACTTGTCTGCGACGGGTGATATGGACTTCGCCATCGCCATCCGAACTATGATTCTCAAAAATCAAAAAGCCTATGTTCAGGCTGGGGCAGGGATTGTCTATGACTCTATTGCTCAAAACGAATATCAAGAAACCATTAACAAGGCTAAATCTATGACTAGAATTGGAGAACTAAGACCATGATTTTATTGATTGACAACTATGATTCTTTTACCTATAACTTGGCCCAGTACATTGGGAGTTTTGCAGAAGTGCAGGTCTTGAGAAATGATGATCCCAAGCTGTATGAAGAAGCTGAAAAAGCAGATGGTCTGGTCTTTTCTCCTGGTCCCGGTTGGCCAGTTGATGCTGGAAAGATGGAAGACATGATTCGTGACTTTGCCGGCAAGAAGCCGATTCTAGGGATTTGTTTGGGTCACCAAGCCATCGCAGAAGTCTTTGGTGGGAAGCTAGGTTTGGCTCCAAAAGTCATGCATGGGAAACAGAGCCATATCAGCTTTGAAGCGCCATCTGTTCTCTATCAAGGCATTGAGGATGGTCGTCCAGTCATGCGCTATCACAGCATTTTGATTGAAGAAATGCCAGAAGGCTTTGAAGTGACAGCTCGTTCGACTGATGACCAGGCCATTATGGGAATTCAACACAAAACCCTGCCGATTTATGGCTTCCAGTACCATCCAGAAAGTATCGGAACGCCAGATGGCTTGTCTTCTATTCGAAATTTTATCGAGAAGGTTGTAAAGTGAGGAAACTAGGATGAAAGAAATTATTGAAAAACTAGCGAAATTTGAAAATTTATCAGGTGTGGAAATGACGGATGTCATTGAGCGTATCGTAACTGGGCGTGTAACCGAAGCTCAGATTGCTTCTCTTCTCTTGGCCCTTAAGATGAAGGGGGAAACACCTGAAGAACGCACAGCCATTGCACAAGTCATGAGAGGCCATGCCCAACACATTCCAACTGAGATACATGATGCCATGGACAACTGTGGTACAGGTGGGGACAAGTCTTTCAGCTTTAACATTTCCACAACTGCAGCCTTTGTCTTGGCTGGTGGCGGCATTCATATGGCTAAGCACGGTAACCGTTCGATTTCTTCTAAATCGGGTTCTGCAGATGTCCTTCAAGCATTGGGCATCAATCTTGACCTCAAACCAGCTGAACTAGGTAAGGTTTTTGATAAAACTGGCATCGTCTTTCTCTTTGCTAAAAATATGCACCCAGCTATGAAATACATCATGCCAGCACGTTTGGAATTGGGAATTCCAACAATCATGAACTTGACTGGTCCACTGATTCACCCAATGGCCTTGGAAACACAGCTTCTTGGGATTAGTCGTCCAGAACTGCTAGAAAGTACCGCTCAGGTTTTGAAAAATATGGGCCGCAAGCGTGCCATCGTGGTTGCTGGACCAGAAGGGCTGGATGAAGCTGGCTTGAACGGAACAACCAATATTGCTCTTCTTGAAAATGGCGAAATCACCTTGTCAAGCTTCACTCCAGAGGATTTGGGGATGGAACGCTACGCTATCGAAGATATCCGTGGTGGCAATGCTCAGGAAAATGCAGAAATTTTGCTCAGCGTTCTTCAAAACGAACCAAGTCCATTCTTGGAAACGACAGTCTTGAATGCTGGTCTTGGTTTCTATGCTAATGGTAAGGTAGCTAGTATCAAGGAAGGAGTTGCCTTGGCTCGTCAAGTGATTGCTAGTGGCAAGGCCCTTGAAAAACTCAGACTGTTACAGGAGTACCAAAAATGAGTCAGGAATTTTTATCACGAATCTTAGAACAGAAGGCGCGTGAAGTCGAGCAAATGGAGCTGGAGGAAATCCAGCCCTTGCGCCAGACCTATCGCTTGGCTGACTATTTAAAACAACATCAAGACCGTTTGCAGGTAATCGCTGAGGTCAAGAAGGCTAGCCCTAGTCTGGGAGATATCAATCTCGATGTGGATATTGTGCAACAGGCCCAGACTTATGAAGCGAACGGAGCAGTGATGATTTCGGTTTTGACAGATGAAGTTTTCTTTAAAGGGCATTTGGATTATTTGCGTGAGATTTCCAGTCAGGTAAACATTCCGACGCTTAATAAGGACTTTATCATCGATGAAAAGCAAATCATCCGTGCTCGCAATGCGGGTGCGACAGTCATCTTGCTCATTGTGGCAGCCTTGTCAGAAGAACGCCTTAAGGAACTTTACGACTATGCGACAGAGCTTGGTCTAGAAGTTTTGGTGGAGACTCACAATCTTGCTGAACTAGAGGTGGCCCACAGACTGGGTGCTGAGATTATTGGGGTTAACAACCGTAACTTGACCACCTTTGAAGTCGACTTGCAGACCAGTGTAGACTTGGCTCAGCACTTTAAGAAAGGTCACTATTACATTTCTGAATCTGCCATTTTCACAGGACAGGATGCGGAACGAGTAGCATCATCCTTTAACGGAATTTTGGTGGGAACAGCTCTCATGCAGGCAGAGGATGTGGCTCAAAGAATCAAGGAGTTGCAGATTGACAAAGGTTAAGATTTGTGGATTATCGACCAAAGAAGCGGTAGAGACAGCCGTATCAGCAGGGGCAGACTACATTGGTTTTGTCTTTGCGCTTAGTAAAAGACAGGTGAGCTTGGAAGAGGCTGCTGAGCTCGCAAAGCACATTCCTTCCGATGTAAAAAAGGTTGGCGTATTTGTTTCACCAAGTAGGACAGAACTACTAGAAGCAATTAAAAAAGTTGGCTTGGACTTGGTTCAAGTTCATGGTCAGGTAGCAGATGATTTGTTTGAGGATTCACCTTGTGCCAGCATTCAGGCTGTGCAGGTGGATGGAGAGGGGCATGTGCCCAATTCTCGGGCAGATTATCTACTCTTTGATGCCCCTGTGGCAGGGAGTGGCCAGATCTTTGACTGGGGCCAACTGGATACGGCAGAACTAGCTCAGCCTTTCTTTATCGCAGGTGGGCTTAAGGAAGACAATGTAGTAAAAGCAATTCGACACTTTACTCCCTATGCAGTCGATGTATCAAGTGGAGTGGAGACAGATGGACAAAAAGATCATGAAAAGATTAGAAGATTTATAGAGAGGGCAAAGAATGGCATATCAAGAACCAAATAAAGATGGATTTTACGGAAAATTCGGCGGACGTTTTGTCCCAGAAACATTGATGACAGCAGTTTTGGAGTTGGAAAAAGCTTATCGTGAAAGTCAGGCGGACCCAAGTTTCCAAGAGGAATTAAACCAGCTCTTACGCCAGTATGTAGGACGTGAAACTCCCCTTTACTACGCAAAAAACTTGACCCAGCATATCGGTGGAGCTAAGATTTATCTCAAACGGGAAGACCTCAATCACACAGGGGCCCACAAGATTAACAATGCCTTGGGCCAAGTTCTTCTGGCTAAGCGCATGGGCAAAAAGAAAATTATCGCTGAAACAGGTGCTGGTCAGCACGGTGTAGCAACTGCAACAGCTGCAGCCCTCTTTAACATGGAATGTACCATTTACATGGGTGAGGAAGATGTCAAACGACAAGCCCTCAATGTCTTCCGTATGGAGCTTTTGGGAGCCAAGGTTGAGGCAGTAACAGATGGTTCGCGCGTGCTCAAGGATGCGGTCAATGCAGCCCTCCGTTCATGGGTGGCAAATATCGACGATACCCACTATATCCTTGGTTCTGCCTTAGGACCTCATCCATTCCCAGAAATCGTTCGTGACTTCCAAAGTGTCATCGGTCGAGAAGCCAAACAACAGTACCGTGACTTGACAGGTCAAGATTTGCCAGATGCCCTAGTAGCCTGTGTTGGTGGTGGTTCTAATGCTATCGGTCTCTTCCATCCATTTGTAGAAGATGAGTCTGTAGCTATGTATGGGGCTGAAGCAGCAGGACTAGGTGTGGATACGGAGCACCACGCAGCTACCTTGATCAAGGGTCGTCCAGGTGTTCTCCACGGTTCGCTTATGGATGTGCTCCAAGATGCACATGGACAAATCTTAGAAGCCTTTTCTATCTCAGCCGGTTTGGACTATCCTGGTATTGGCCCAGAACATTCTCACTACCACGATATCAAACGTGCCAGCTATGTTCCTGTGACGGACGAGGAAGCCTTGGAAGGATTCCAACTCTTGTCTCGCGTGGAAGGGATTATTCCAGCCTTGGAATCTAGCCATGCCATTGCTTTCGCAGTGAAATTGGCCAAAGAACTTGGTCCAGACAAGTCAATGATTGTCTGCCTATCCGGTCGTGGGGACAAGGATGTAGTTCAAGTCAAAGACCGCTTGGAAGCAGATGCAGCAAAGAAGGGAGAAGCCCATGCCTAAGACTTTAACAGAAAAATTGAATGCTATCAAAGCAGCAGGAAAAGGAATTTTTGTTCCCTATATCATGGCTGGAGACCATGAGAAAGGTTTGGATGGTCTCGATGAAACAATCCACTTTTTAGAAGATTTGGGTGTTTCAGCCATTGAAGTGGGTATTCCCTTTTCAGACCCTGTTGCAGATGGACCTGTGATCGAAGAAGCAGGATTGCGCAGTCTAGCTCACGGGACTTCTACTCAGGCTTTGGTTGAAACCTTGAAAACCATTCAGACAGAAGTTCCGCTTGTCATCATGACCTACTTCAACCCCCTCTTTCAGTACGGTGTGGAGAAATTTGTCAAAGATCTGGCAGATACAGCAGTTAAGGGCTTGATTATCCCAGACCTGCCTCATGAGCATGCCAACTTTGTAGAGCCCTTTTTGGCAGACACAGATATCGCCTTGATTCCCCTAGTTAGTTTGACCACAGGACTCGAGCGCCAAAAAGAGTTAATCCAGGGAGCTGAGGGCTTCGTCTATGCCGTTGCTATCAATGGGGTAACAGGAAAATCAGGAAATTACCGTGCAGACTTGGACAAGCACCTGGCGCAATTGCATCAAGTAGCTGACATCCCAGTCTTGACAGGTTTTGGCGTATCTAGTCAAGCAGATGTAGAACGCTTCAATGCGGTGTCAGATGGTGTTATCGTTGGTTCGAAAATTGTAAAAGCTCTCCACCAAGGAGAGCCGATTCAGGACTTTATCAAACAAGCAGTAGCTTACCAAAAATAATCAAACAAGCAGCAAGTAAGAGGAAAGGCACAAAAGGAAGTCTTTCCTTTTTCTTTTGAGGGTATAAGTTCATGAATGACAGTTGAATATTAGTTTGGGTATTGCTTATGAATGGTATCTATATAGTTGGTGAAATGTTTCAGGAAATGCTTAGGAGATATAACAGTGATGTATTTTCCAAAAGCAAGCAAGGTATTGTATCCCCAATCATTGTCGTTTAACGGATAAATAATCTCGTAAATATCGCTATTAATAGGTTTTATGGCATTATAGCCTAAGAGTTCCACAAATCGATCAAGAACAATTTTCTGGACATGCAGGATGACAGGTACTTTGTTTTCATTCATCCATGTACCACCATCATAGGGAAGTGGTGTAAAATGTCTTTTTGAAAAAGTATCAGAGAGAGTAAGTTCACTAATTCTAGCAACTTTAAAAACAGAAAAACGCGCTTTATCAGTATCGTAGGCATCCATATACCAACTTCGGTCCTTATAGACAATA of Streptococcus oralis contains these proteins:
- a CDS encoding aminodeoxychorismate/anthranilate synthase component II, yielding MILLIDNYDSFTYNLAQYIGSFAEVQVLRNDDPKLYEEAEKADGLVFSPGPGWPVDAGKMEDMIRDFAGKKPILGICLGHQAIAEVFGGKLGLAPKVMHGKQSHISFEAPSVLYQGIEDGRPVMRYHSILIEEMPEGFEVTARSTDDQAIMGIQHKTLPIYGFQYHPESIGTPDGLSSIRNFIEKVVK
- the trpD gene encoding anthranilate phosphoribosyltransferase, with the protein product MKEIIEKLAKFENLSGVEMTDVIERIVTGRVTEAQIASLLLALKMKGETPEERTAIAQVMRGHAQHIPTEIHDAMDNCGTGGDKSFSFNISTTAAFVLAGGGIHMAKHGNRSISSKSGSADVLQALGINLDLKPAELGKVFDKTGIVFLFAKNMHPAMKYIMPARLELGIPTIMNLTGPLIHPMALETQLLGISRPELLESTAQVLKNMGRKRAIVVAGPEGLDEAGLNGTTNIALLENGEITLSSFTPEDLGMERYAIEDIRGGNAQENAEILLSVLQNEPSPFLETTVLNAGLGFYANGKVASIKEGVALARQVIASGKALEKLRLLQEYQK
- the trpC gene encoding indole-3-glycerol phosphate synthase TrpC, whose protein sequence is MSQEFLSRILEQKAREVEQMELEEIQPLRQTYRLADYLKQHQDRLQVIAEVKKASPSLGDINLDVDIVQQAQTYEANGAVMISVLTDEVFFKGHLDYLREISSQVNIPTLNKDFIIDEKQIIRARNAGATVILLIVAALSEERLKELYDYATELGLEVLVETHNLAELEVAHRLGAEIIGVNNRNLTTFEVDLQTSVDLAQHFKKGHYYISESAIFTGQDAERVASSFNGILVGTALMQAEDVAQRIKELQIDKG
- a CDS encoding phosphoribosylanthranilate isomerase produces the protein MTKVKICGLSTKEAVETAVSAGADYIGFVFALSKRQVSLEEAAELAKHIPSDVKKVGVFVSPSRTELLEAIKKVGLDLVQVHGQVADDLFEDSPCASIQAVQVDGEGHVPNSRADYLLFDAPVAGSGQIFDWGQLDTAELAQPFFIAGGLKEDNVVKAIRHFTPYAVDVSSGVETDGQKDHEKIRRFIERAKNGISRTK
- the trpB gene encoding tryptophan synthase subunit beta; amino-acid sequence: MAYQEPNKDGFYGKFGGRFVPETLMTAVLELEKAYRESQADPSFQEELNQLLRQYVGRETPLYYAKNLTQHIGGAKIYLKREDLNHTGAHKINNALGQVLLAKRMGKKKIIAETGAGQHGVATATAAALFNMECTIYMGEEDVKRQALNVFRMELLGAKVEAVTDGSRVLKDAVNAALRSWVANIDDTHYILGSALGPHPFPEIVRDFQSVIGREAKQQYRDLTGQDLPDALVACVGGGSNAIGLFHPFVEDESVAMYGAEAAGLGVDTEHHAATLIKGRPGVLHGSLMDVLQDAHGQILEAFSISAGLDYPGIGPEHSHYHDIKRASYVPVTDEEALEGFQLLSRVEGIIPALESSHAIAFAVKLAKELGPDKSMIVCLSGRGDKDVVQVKDRLEADAAKKGEAHA
- the trpA gene encoding tryptophan synthase subunit alpha, which codes for MPKTLTEKLNAIKAAGKGIFVPYIMAGDHEKGLDGLDETIHFLEDLGVSAIEVGIPFSDPVADGPVIEEAGLRSLAHGTSTQALVETLKTIQTEVPLVIMTYFNPLFQYGVEKFVKDLADTAVKGLIIPDLPHEHANFVEPFLADTDIALIPLVSLTTGLERQKELIQGAEGFVYAVAINGVTGKSGNYRADLDKHLAQLHQVADIPVLTGFGVSSQADVERFNAVSDGVIVGSKIVKALHQGEPIQDFIKQAVAYQK